A single region of the Cereibacter sphaeroides 2.4.1 genome encodes:
- a CDS encoding cell wall hydrolase, whose translation MRLLDIWMRSAAALMLLSGAAFADVTVSQSNDPSVSLGGQLSALLGAERSALGTLPAQRLEQVAAAVARPEAKPEAPVKAVATKGNRGAKAADDAPAPRYDEAWLASQPATAKDSDEWKCLATALYFEARGESIQGQFAVAEVIMNRVDRPGYPGSICGVVRQGGQFSFMFDGKPETIREKAAFQRAGKIAALMLAGAPRQLTQGATHFHTRAVRPGWAHRFPRTAAIGAHLFYRQPGGS comes from the coding sequence ATGCGCTTGCTTGATATCTGGATGCGCAGTGCCGCGGCACTGATGCTCCTGAGCGGAGCGGCCTTCGCCGATGTGACGGTGAGCCAGTCCAACGATCCGTCCGTCAGTCTGGGCGGGCAGCTTTCGGCCCTTCTGGGCGCCGAGCGGAGCGCCCTCGGGACCCTGCCGGCCCAGCGGCTCGAGCAGGTGGCGGCCGCCGTGGCCCGCCCCGAGGCGAAGCCCGAGGCGCCGGTCAAGGCGGTGGCGACCAAGGGCAACCGCGGCGCCAAGGCCGCGGACGACGCTCCGGCGCCGCGCTACGACGAGGCCTGGCTCGCCTCGCAGCCGGCGACCGCGAAGGACTCGGACGAGTGGAAGTGTCTGGCCACGGCGCTCTATTTCGAGGCGCGCGGCGAGTCGATCCAGGGCCAGTTCGCGGTGGCCGAGGTCATCATGAACCGCGTCGACCGCCCCGGCTATCCCGGGTCCATCTGCGGCGTGGTCCGGCAGGGCGGGCAGTTCTCCTTCATGTTCGACGGCAAGCCCGAAACGATCCGCGAGAAGGCGGCCTTCCAGCGTGCGGGCAAGATCGCGGCGCTGATGCTGGCGGGCGCTCCGCGCCAGCTCACGCAGGGCGCCACCCACTTCCACACCCGCGCCGTCCGCCCCGGTTGGGCGCACCGCTTCCCGCGCACGGCGGCCATCGGCGCGCATCTGTTCTACCGCCAGCCCGGCGGCTCCTGA
- a CDS encoding dihydroneopterin aldolase gives MTNDIRLAFAHPEERAEASAGAAPRDRISLRDHVAEVEIGAFQQERGTRQRVRFNVVVEVRPHPAPLQDDVDRILSYDRITESIADELSAERLNLLETLAERIAERILAEPQAMRVFVRIEKLDRGPGALGVEIVRSRAEAPLRRTGEGGEAVHPLVAFLDNAAIAAPDLPARLDALEARGLPLVLAVGLPDAPRPETHHRPTQRRIDLLAIEQNAWALAARDPRCVVVATRTEIDWAMRRGQTIVWAPSKLVLDAVDGPNSRDPVALALWLAEILAAERMVVHGDVTLPAGSRVPLERA, from the coding sequence TTGACCAACGATATCCGCCTTGCCTTCGCCCATCCCGAGGAGCGGGCCGAGGCCTCGGCCGGCGCCGCTCCGCGCGACCGCATCAGCCTGCGCGATCATGTGGCCGAGGTCGAGATCGGCGCCTTCCAGCAGGAGCGCGGCACGAGGCAGCGGGTGCGCTTCAATGTGGTGGTCGAAGTCCGGCCGCATCCGGCGCCGCTGCAGGACGATGTGGACCGCATCCTCTCCTACGACCGGATCACCGAATCCATCGCCGACGAGCTGTCGGCCGAGCGACTGAACCTGCTCGAGACGCTGGCCGAGCGGATCGCCGAGCGCATCCTCGCCGAGCCGCAGGCCATGCGGGTCTTCGTGCGGATCGAGAAGCTCGACCGCGGCCCCGGCGCGCTGGGCGTCGAGATCGTGCGCTCGCGCGCCGAGGCGCCGCTCCGGCGGACGGGCGAGGGCGGCGAGGCGGTGCATCCCTTGGTGGCTTTCCTCGACAATGCGGCCATTGCCGCGCCCGACCTGCCCGCCCGGCTGGATGCGCTCGAGGCGCGGGGACTGCCGCTCGTCCTCGCCGTGGGTCTGCCCGATGCGCCGCGGCCCGAGACGCACCATCGCCCGACCCAGCGCCGGATCGACCTTCTGGCCATCGAGCAGAATGCCTGGGCGCTGGCCGCCCGCGATCCGCGCTGCGTGGTGGTGGCCACGAGGACCGAGATCGACTGGGCGATGCGGCGCGGCCAGACCATCGTCTGGGCGCCCTCCAAGCTGGTGCTCGATGCGGTGGACGGGCCGAACTCGCGCGATCCGGTGGCGCTGGCCCTGTGGCTGGCGGAGATCCTGGCGGCCGAGCGGATGGTCGTTCACGGCGATGTAACATTGCCGGCGGGAAGCCGCGTGCCGCTCGAACGCGCCTGA
- the folP gene encoding dihydropteroate synthase, whose translation MTYVRPIPLADAARPEGALPLAGGPLFFDLVEILERGRAPVVLPAAELDPATLAPLTAPRPPVAGLAMGRPQIMGILNVTPDSFSDGGRFAALPEALAQAEALVAAGADILDIGGESTRPGAAEVEPAEEIRRTAPVIERLRGQGIAVPVSIDTRKAPVAEAALIAGADLVNDVAALTWDAGLAAVAARREAPVCLMHAQGTPQTMQADPRYDDVLLDVYDWLAERIRAAEAAGIPRARIVTDPGIGFGKTLEHNLALLRRLSLFHGLGCPILLGASRKRFIGTLADEPSAERRMAGSVAVALAGAAQGAQILRVHDVRETRQALILWQAVTREAAETAAERRQA comes from the coding sequence ATGACCTATGTCCGTCCGATCCCGCTCGCCGATGCGGCCCGCCCCGAGGGCGCGCTGCCGCTCGCCGGCGGTCCGCTGTTCTTCGACCTCGTCGAGATCCTCGAACGCGGACGCGCACCTGTCGTGCTGCCCGCAGCCGAGCTCGATCCGGCCACGCTCGCCCCCCTGACGGCGCCGCGGCCCCCGGTGGCGGGGCTCGCCATGGGCCGGCCGCAGATCATGGGCATCCTCAACGTGACGCCCGACAGTTTTTCGGACGGCGGCCGGTTCGCGGCGCTGCCCGAGGCGCTGGCACAGGCCGAGGCGCTGGTGGCGGCGGGGGCGGACATCCTCGACATCGGCGGCGAGAGCACGCGGCCCGGTGCTGCGGAGGTGGAGCCGGCCGAGGAGATCCGCCGCACCGCGCCGGTGATCGAGAGGCTGCGGGGGCAGGGGATCGCCGTGCCGGTCTCGATCGACACCCGCAAGGCCCCGGTGGCCGAGGCCGCGCTGATCGCGGGGGCCGATCTCGTGAACGATGTGGCGGCCCTGACCTGGGACGCAGGGCTGGCCGCCGTGGCGGCGCGGCGGGAGGCGCCGGTCTGCCTCATGCATGCGCAGGGTACGCCGCAGACCATGCAGGCCGATCCGCGCTACGACGACGTGCTGCTCGATGTCTACGACTGGCTGGCCGAGCGCATCCGGGCGGCCGAGGCGGCGGGCATCCCGCGCGCCCGGATCGTGACCGACCCGGGCATCGGCTTCGGCAAGACGCTCGAGCACAATCTGGCGCTGCTGCGCCGGCTGTCGCTCTTTCACGGGCTGGGCTGTCCGATCCTGCTCGGCGCCTCGCGCAAGCGTTTCATCGGCACGCTCGCGGACGAGCCTTCGGCCGAACGGCGCATGGCGGGCTCGGTCGCCGTCGCGCTTGCGGGCGCGGCGCAAGGAGCGCAGATTCTCAGAGTGCACGACGTGCGCGAGACACGTCAGGCGCTGATCCTGTGGCAGGCAGTCACACGCGAGGCGGCAGAGACCGCGGCAGAACGGAGGCAGGCATGA